Proteins found in one Sorghum bicolor cultivar BTx623 chromosome 1, Sorghum_bicolor_NCBIv3, whole genome shotgun sequence genomic segment:
- the LOC8056873 gene encoding G-type lectin S-receptor-like serine/threonine-protein kinase At2g19130, whose protein sequence is MLILVFLLFSSVDLQISGATDTLTLGQSLPWNQTLVSKGGNFELGLFSPGNSKKHYIGIWFKKVSKQTVVWVANRDRPILDPSASRFTLSGRGELLLTTPSNTLLWSSNASSPSPPRSTVATLQDDGNLVVRSNASASASASVAWQSFDHPTDTWLPGARLGYDRARGVHSFLTSWTDSENPAPGAFSMEIDRRGQAKFDLLAGGTNQYWTTGVWDGEVFANVPEMRSGYFDGVPYAPNASVNFFSYKNRIPGIGNFVLEVNGQMQRRQWSPEAGKWILFCSEPHDGCDVYGSCGPFGVCSNTSSAMCECPAAFAPRSQGQWKLGNTASGCVRRTKLDCPNDGFLKLPYAVQLPVGSAESAGARSDKMCALSCLRDCSCTAYAYEATKCLVWNGELVNLRTLPGDQGVAGAVVLHVRVAASEVPPPAPHHSWRKSIVILSSSVSAVVLLLAGLIIVVAVAVVLRKRRGKGKVTAVQGSLLLFDYQAVKSATRDFTEKLGSGSFGSVYKGTLPDTTPVAVKKLDGLRQGEKQFRAEVVTLGMIQHINLVRLRGFCCEGNKRALVYDYMPNGSLDAHLFKNSSSSKVLSWSERFGIAVGVARGLSYLHEKCRECIIHCDIKPENILLDEELGAKLADFGMAKLVGHDFSRVLTTMRGTMGYLAPEWLAGAPVTAKADVYSFGLLLFELVSGRRNNGSSQAAVYFPVHAAVRLHAGDVVGLLDEKIAGDANVKELEKVCKVACWCIQDEESDRPTMGLVVQQLEGVADVDLPPIPSRLHMLAMMNNGSKLDTEVQVCNE, encoded by the coding sequence ATGCTCATCCTCGTTTTCCTGCTCTTCTCCAGCGTGGACCTCCAAATAAGTGGAGCAACCGACACGCTCACCTTGGGCCAGTCTCTCCCATGGAACCAGACGCTGGTCTCCAAGGGCGGCAACTTCGAGCTCGGCCTCTTCTCCCCGGGCAACTCCAAGAAGCACTACATCGGCATCTGGTTCAAGAAGGTCTCCAAGCAAACCGTCGTGTGGGTGGCGAACCGGGACCGCCCGATCCTTGACCCGTCGGCCTCTCGCTTCACTCTCAGCGGCCGCGGCGAGCTCCTCCTCACGACGCCATCGAACACCCTGCTGTGGTCATCCAACGCGTCCTCCCCGTCGCCGCCGCGCAGCACCGTCGCCACGCTCCAGGACGACGGCAACCTGGTGGTGCGGAGCaacgcgtcggcgtcggcgtcggcgtccgtGGCGTGGCAGAGCTTCGACCACCCCACGGACACGTGGCTCCCCGGGGCTAGGCTCGGCTACGACAGGGCCCGCGGCGTGCACAGCTTCCTCACGTCGTGGACCGACTCGGAGAACCCGGCTCCCGGCGCCTTCTCCATGGAGATCGACCGGCGCGGGCAGGCCAAGTTTGATCTGCTCGCCGGCGGCACGAACCAGTACTGGACGACCGGCGTGTGGGACGGCGAGGTCTTCGCCAACGTGCCGGAGATGCGGTCGGGCTACTTCGACGGCGTCCCGTACGCACCCAACGCCAGCGTCAACTTCTTCAGCTACAAGAACCGGATACCGGGCATCGGCAACTTCGTGCTGGAAGTGAACGGGCAGATGCAGCGGCGGCAGTGGAGCCCGGAGGCAGGCAAGTGGATCCTCTTCTGCTCCGAGCCCCACGACGGGTGCGACGTCTACGGCTCCTGCGGGCCCTTCGGTGTGTGCAGCAACACCTCCAGCGCCATGTGCGAGTGCCCCGCGGCGTTCGCGCCGCGGTCGCAGGGGCAGTGGAAGCTGGGGAACACGGCCTCAGGGTGCGTCAGGCGGACCAAACTGGACTGTCCCAACGACGGCTTCCTCAAGCTGCCGTACGCCGTGCAGCTTCCGGTCGGCTCTGCAGAGTCGGCCGGAGCCCGGAGCGACAAGATGTGTGCTCTCTCCTGCCTGCGAGACTGCTCCTGCACTGCCTACGCCTACGAGGCAACCAAGTGCTTGGTGTGGAACGGCGAGCTCGTCAACCTGAGGACACTCCCTGGCGATCAAGGCGTCGCGGGGGCGGTTGTTCTTCACGTCCGTGTGGCGGCCTCGGAGGTGCCACCTCCTGCGCCGCATCATTCTTGGAGGAAGTCAATAGTGATCCTTAGCAGCTCAGTGTCCGCCGTGGTCCTACTCCTGGCGGGCCTCATAATCGTTGTCGCGGTGGCGGTGGTTTTGCGGAAGCGGCGGGGGAAGGGCAAGGTGACGGCGGTGCAGGGCTCGTTGCTGCTGTTCGACTACCAGGCCGTGAAATCGGCGACGCGGGATTTCACGGAGAAGCTCGGCAGCGGCAGCTTCGGCTCGGTGTACAAGGGGACGCTCCCCGACACGACGCCCGTGGCCGTCAAGAAGCTCGACGGGTTGCGGCAGGGCGAGAAGCAGTTCCGTGCCGAGGTCGTCACCCTCGGCATGATCCAGCACATCAACCTCGTCCGTCTCCGCGGCTTCTGCTGCGAGGGGAACAAGAGGGCGCTCGTATACGACTACATGCCCAACGGCTCGCTGGATGCGCACCTGTTCAAGAACAGCTCGAGCTCCAAGGTCTTGAGCTGGAGCGAGAGGTTTGGCATCGCAGTTGGCGTGGCCAGGGGTCTGTCTTACTTGCACGAGAAGTGCCGGGAGTGCATCATTCACTGCGACATCAAGCCGGAGAACATCCTGCTCGATGAGGAGCTGGGCGCGAAGCTCGCGGACTTCGGCATGGCCAAGCTTGTCGGCCACGACTTCAGCCGCGTTCTGACCACCATGCGGGGAACGATGGGTTATCTCGCGCCAGAGTGGCTCGCGGGCGCGCCGgtcaccgccaaggccgacgtGTACAGCTTCGGCCTGCTCCTGTTCGAGCTCGTCTCGGGCCGCCGGAACAACGGCTCCTCGCAGGCCGCCGTGTACTTCCCGGTGCACGCCGCCGTCAGGCTGCACGCGGGGGACGTGGTCGGCCTGCTAGACGAGAAGATCGCCGGGGATGCCAACGTGAAGGAGCTTGAGAAGGTCTGCAAGGTCGCGTGCTGGTGCATCCAGGATGAAGAAAGCGACCGGCCGACCATGGGGCTCGTTGTGCAGCAGCTGGAAGGTGTTGCTGATGTCGACCTGCCGCCGATCCCGTCGCGGCTTCACATGCTAGCGATGATGAATAACGGTAGCAAATTAGACACCGAAGTGCAAGTGTGTAACGAGTAG